A region of Esox lucius isolate fEsoLuc1 chromosome 3, fEsoLuc1.pri, whole genome shotgun sequence DNA encodes the following proteins:
- the LOC105022237 gene encoding chemokine (C-C motif) ligand 20 precursor: MAPRYLNVILLLCSLVTMFCQGTREIYPRKLYCCVEYQQQPIPIQNIKGYKMQSSTEVCHIDAIIFYTIKNYKVCANIKDNWVKQALDHLSKKLKKLSSENSVMENPLPSNHKADLKPYTRSHTID; encoded by the exons ATGGCTCCCAGATACCTGAACGTGATCCTGCTTCTCTGCAGCTTGGTGACCATGTTCTGCCAAGGAACCAGAGAGATAT ATCCCAGGAAACTTTACTGCTGTGTGGAGTACCAGCAGCAGCCTATACCCATTCAAAATATTAAAGGCTACAAAATGCAAAGTTCCACTGAGGTGTGCCACATTGATGCCATCAT aTTCTACACCATAAAGAACTATAAAGTATGTGCCAACATTAAGGACAATTGGGTCAAACAGGCTCTGGATCATCTCAG caaaaaactgaaaaagttgTCCAGCGAGAACTCTGTGATGGAAAACCCCCTTCCCTCCAACCACAAAGCAGATTTGAAACCATACACCAGAAGCCACACTATTGACTAG